One genomic window of Streptomyces sp. NBC_01498 includes the following:
- a CDS encoding NADP-dependent isocitrate dehydrogenase encodes MTDSTIIYTHTDEAPALATYSFLPVVEAYASTAGVTVERRDISLAGRIIAGFADRLDAGQRIDDALAELGDLAKTPEANIIKLPNISASIPQLKAAIAELQQQGYALPDYPDDPKSDEDRDVRARYDKVKGSAVNPVLREGNSDRRAPASVKNYAKAHPHRMGAWTAESKTNVAHMDGDDFRSTEKSTVIAGDGTLRIELAGDDGSTTVLRESVPVQAGEVVDVSTMRVAALREFLTAQIARAKAEDVLFSVHLKATMMKVSDPIIFGHTVRAFFPKTFAEHGQALAAAGLSPNDGLGGILKGLESLPGGTGIAESFTAELAEGPALAMVDSDKGITNLHVPSDVIVDASMPAMIRTSGHMWGPDGAEADTLAVIPDSSYAGIYQVVIDDCRAHGAYDPSTMGSVSNVGLMARAAEEYGSHDKTFEIPATGTVRVLDAAGEAVLEQAVSAGDVFRMCQTKDVPIRDWVKLAVGRARATGDPAVFWLDEGRAHDANLIAKVEAYLPEHDTDGLTIEIKKPVEAIAYSLERIRRGEDTISVTGNVLRDYLTDLFPILELGTSAKMLSVVPLINGGGLFETGAGGSAPKHVQQLVKENYLRWDSLGEFLALAVSFEHLATTTGNARAQVLADTLDRATGSFLSENKSPSRKVGGIDNRGSHFYLALYWARELAEQTDDTQLAGAFADLAKTLGEQERTIVDELLAVQGAPADIGGYYQPDPAKAEAVMRPSKTFNQAIATLG; translated from the coding sequence GTGACAGACTCGACCATCATTTACACGCACACCGACGAGGCCCCGGCCTTGGCGACCTACTCGTTCCTGCCTGTGGTCGAGGCGTATGCCTCGACGGCCGGGGTCACGGTGGAGCGCCGTGACATCTCCCTGGCGGGACGGATCATCGCCGGTTTCGCCGACCGTCTCGACGCGGGACAGCGGATCGACGACGCGCTCGCGGAACTCGGCGACCTCGCCAAGACGCCCGAGGCGAACATCATCAAGCTGCCGAACATCTCGGCGTCGATCCCCCAGCTGAAGGCCGCGATCGCCGAGCTCCAGCAGCAGGGTTACGCGCTGCCCGACTACCCGGACGACCCGAAGTCCGACGAGGACCGGGACGTACGGGCGCGTTACGACAAGGTCAAGGGCAGCGCCGTCAACCCGGTGCTGCGCGAGGGCAACTCGGACCGCCGCGCCCCCGCCTCGGTGAAGAACTACGCCAAGGCGCACCCGCACCGGATGGGCGCCTGGACGGCCGAGTCGAAGACGAACGTCGCGCACATGGACGGCGACGACTTCCGCTCCACCGAGAAGTCCACCGTGATCGCCGGGGACGGCACGCTGCGGATCGAGCTGGCGGGCGACGACGGCAGCACCACGGTCCTGCGCGAGTCGGTGCCCGTACAGGCCGGTGAGGTCGTGGACGTGTCCACGATGCGGGTGGCCGCGCTGCGCGAGTTCCTCACGGCGCAGATCGCCCGCGCCAAGGCCGAGGACGTGCTGTTCTCGGTGCACCTCAAGGCGACCATGATGAAGGTCTCGGACCCGATCATCTTCGGTCACACCGTGCGTGCCTTCTTCCCGAAGACCTTCGCCGAGCACGGCCAGGCGCTCGCCGCCGCCGGGCTGAGCCCCAACGACGGCCTCGGCGGCATCCTCAAGGGCCTGGAGTCGCTGCCCGGGGGGACCGGGATCGCGGAGTCCTTCACGGCCGAGCTGGCCGAGGGCCCGGCCCTCGCGATGGTCGACTCCGACAAGGGCATCACCAATCTGCACGTCCCGAGCGACGTCATCGTCGACGCCTCCATGCCCGCCATGATCCGCACCTCCGGCCACATGTGGGGCCCGGACGGCGCCGAGGCCGACACGCTCGCCGTCATCCCCGACAGCAGCTACGCGGGCATCTACCAGGTCGTCATCGACGACTGCCGCGCCCACGGCGCCTACGACCCGTCGACCATGGGCTCGGTGTCCAACGTCGGTCTGATGGCGCGGGCGGCCGAGGAGTACGGCAGCCACGACAAGACCTTCGAGATCCCCGCCACCGGCACGGTTCGTGTCCTGGACGCGGCGGGCGAGGCCGTACTGGAGCAGGCGGTCAGCGCCGGCGACGTGTTCCGGATGTGCCAGACCAAGGACGTGCCGATCCGGGACTGGGTGAAGCTGGCCGTCGGCCGTGCCCGTGCCACCGGCGACCCGGCCGTGTTCTGGCTGGACGAGGGCCGGGCGCACGACGCCAACCTGATCGCCAAGGTCGAGGCGTACCTCCCCGAACACGACACGGACGGCCTCACGATCGAGATCAAGAAGCCCGTCGAGGCCATCGCGTACTCGCTGGAGCGCATCCGGCGCGGCGAGGACACCATCTCGGTCACCGGCAACGTCCTGCGTGACTACCTGACGGACCTCTTCCCGATCCTGGAGCTCGGCACGAGCGCCAAGATGCTGTCGGTCGTGCCGCTGATCAACGGCGGCGGGCTGTTCGAGACCGGCGCGGGCGGCTCCGCGCCCAAGCACGTGCAGCAGCTCGTCAAGGAGAACTACCTGCGCTGGGACAGCCTCGGCGAGTTCCTCGCGCTGGCCGTCAGCTTCGAGCACCTGGCCACCACCACCGGCAACGCGCGCGCCCAGGTGCTGGCCGACACGCTGGACCGTGCCACCGGCTCGTTCCTGAGCGAGAACAAGTCGCCCAGCCGCAAGGTCGGCGGGATCGACAACCGGGGCAGCCACTTCTACCTGGCGCTGTACTGGGCGCGGGAGCTGGCGGAGCAGACCGACGACACGCAGCTCGCGGGCGCGTTCGCGGACCTCGCCAAGACGCTGGGCGAGCAGGAGCGGACGATCGTGGACGAACTGCTGGCCGTGCAGGGCGCGCCGGCCGACATCGGCGGCTACTACCAGCCGGACCCGGCGAAGGCCGAGGCCGTGATGCGTCCGTCGAAGACGTTCAACCAGGCGATCGCCACGCTGGGCTGA
- a CDS encoding TetR/AcrR family transcriptional regulator: MTVDRDQVLRTAAALLTRKATATMDEVARASGIGRATLHRHFAGRDALVRALEEKGIQEFETALDTARTDEGPAGDALRRLVAGVEPAAGLLAFLVTENQLFEGEVNEGWDRLDARVSALFRRGQERGEFRIDLPPAWLTEAFYGLVGACAWAVQDGRVAGRDFTHMVAELLLGGARRSDT, encoded by the coding sequence ATGACAGTCGACCGTGACCAGGTGCTCCGTACGGCAGCCGCCCTCCTCACCCGCAAGGCCACCGCCACCATGGACGAGGTCGCGCGGGCCTCCGGCATCGGCCGGGCCACCCTGCACCGGCACTTCGCCGGGCGGGACGCCCTGGTCAGGGCGCTGGAGGAGAAGGGCATCCAGGAGTTCGAGACGGCGCTGGACACCGCGCGGACGGACGAGGGACCGGCGGGCGACGCGCTGCGCAGGCTCGTCGCCGGGGTCGAGCCCGCCGCCGGGCTGCTGGCCTTCCTCGTCACCGAGAACCAGCTCTTCGAGGGCGAGGTGAACGAGGGCTGGGACCGGCTCGACGCCCGCGTCTCCGCGCTTTTCCGGCGCGGACAGGAGCGGGGGGAGTTCCGGATCGATCTGCCGCCCGCCTGGCTCACGGAGGCGTTCTACGGACTGGTCGGCGCCTGCGCCTGGGCCGTCCAGGACGGCCGGGTCGCGGGCCGGGACTTCACCCACATGGTCGCCGAGCTGCTGCTCGGCGGGGCACGACGGAGCGACACGTGA
- a CDS encoding MFS transporter yields MASKTGLTTRAARAAEAARGHGPGRPGRWLALSVLVLAVLLVAVDATVLGLATPFLSEDLRPSGTQLLWIGDIYSFVIAGLLVSMGALGDRIGRKRLLLIGAVAFGAVSVLNAYATSPGMMIVARALLGVAGATLMPATLALIRTLFHDPKERSLAIGVWGAAASAGAAVGPVVGGFLLEHFWWGSVFLINLPVMAVLVVVGARLLPESKNPAPGPWDLPGVLLSLVGIVGVVYAVKEAAAHGPGWDVAAAAVAGVTALVRFVRRQLRIRHPLLDMRLFAHRGFSGAVLADLLTILGLSGLVFFLSQYLQLVQGRGPLEAGLAELPAAVGAVVAGLLAGRAARRFSVRLVVAGGLAAVGLATGCLVVLSQHTGYPLLGAVLLVVGAGGGFSFTVTADVILTAVPGDQAGAASAVSETAYELGAALGIAVLGSIVTGVYRGFPAPAGVPDGATAAAHESLGGAVRVADGLPAHQGAELVAAAQEAFVHGLRIAAGAGAVVLLATSVVAWFLLRGQRLGDSPAESAADSPAGEVADGAREPERAAR; encoded by the coding sequence ATGGCATCGAAGACAGGGCTGACGACACGGGCGGCACGGGCGGCGGAGGCAGCACGCGGGCACGGCCCCGGCCGCCCCGGCCGCTGGCTCGCGCTGTCCGTCCTCGTCCTGGCCGTGCTGCTGGTGGCGGTCGACGCCACGGTGCTCGGCCTCGCCACCCCGTTCCTCAGCGAGGACCTCCGGCCGTCCGGTACGCAGTTGCTCTGGATCGGTGACATCTACTCGTTCGTCATCGCCGGCCTGCTCGTCTCCATGGGCGCTCTCGGCGACCGGATCGGCCGCAAGCGACTGCTCCTGATCGGCGCCGTCGCCTTCGGCGCGGTCTCCGTGCTCAACGCCTACGCGACCAGCCCCGGGATGATGATCGTCGCGCGGGCCCTGCTCGGTGTCGCCGGGGCGACCCTGATGCCCGCCACGCTCGCCCTGATCCGCACCCTCTTCCACGACCCGAAGGAGCGCAGCCTCGCCATCGGCGTCTGGGGCGCCGCCGCGTCGGCGGGCGCGGCCGTGGGCCCCGTCGTCGGCGGATTCCTGCTGGAGCACTTCTGGTGGGGTTCGGTCTTCCTGATCAACCTGCCCGTCATGGCGGTCCTCGTCGTCGTCGGCGCCCGGCTGCTGCCGGAGTCGAAGAACCCGGCGCCCGGCCCCTGGGACCTGCCGGGCGTCCTGCTGTCCCTCGTCGGGATCGTCGGTGTCGTGTACGCCGTCAAGGAGGCCGCCGCGCACGGGCCGGGCTGGGACGTCGCCGCCGCTGCCGTCGCCGGTGTCACCGCGCTCGTACGGTTCGTCCGCAGACAGCTCCGCATCCGTCACCCGCTGCTGGACATGCGGCTGTTCGCGCATCGCGGCTTCTCCGGGGCGGTCCTGGCCGACCTGCTGACGATCCTGGGCCTGTCCGGGCTGGTGTTCTTCCTGTCGCAGTATCTGCAACTCGTCCAGGGGCGCGGCCCGCTGGAGGCCGGGCTGGCCGAACTGCCCGCCGCCGTGGGCGCCGTGGTGGCGGGTCTGCTCGCGGGCCGGGCCGCGCGGCGGTTCTCCGTACGGCTGGTGGTGGCCGGCGGCCTCGCCGCCGTCGGCCTGGCGACCGGCTGCCTCGTCGTCCTGAGCCAGCACACCGGCTACCCGCTGCTGGGCGCCGTGCTGCTGGTCGTCGGCGCGGGCGGCGGATTCTCCTTCACGGTGACGGCGGACGTGATCCTCACCGCCGTCCCCGGGGACCAGGCGGGCGCGGCCTCGGCGGTGTCGGAGACCGCGTACGAGCTCGGCGCCGCCCTCGGTATCGCCGTCCTCGGCTCGATCGTCACGGGTGTCTACCGGGGGTTCCCGGCCCCGGCGGGTGTCCCGGACGGCGCGACGGCCGCCGCGCACGAGTCACTGGGCGGCGCGGTACGGGTGGCCGACGGCCTGCCCGCCCATCAGGGGGCGGAACTGGTCGCCGCCGCGCAGGAGGCGTTCGTCCACGGCCTGCGCATCGCGGCCGGGGCGGGCGCGGTGGTACTGCTGGCGACCTCGGTGGTGGCCTGGTTCCTGCTGCGCGGTCAGCGGCTGGGCGACAGCCCGGCGGAGAGCGCCGCCGACAGCCCGGCGGGTGAGGTGGCCGACGGCGCCCGGGAGCCGGAGCGCGCCGCGCGCTGA
- a CDS encoding lysophospholipid acyltransferase family protein: MSRLALVKAVLGPILRLMFRPRVEGAEHIPGTGPVILAGNHLTFIDSMILPLVCGSRPVFFIGKDEYVTGKGLKGRLMAWFFTSCGMIPVDRDGGRGGVAALMTGRRVLEDGHMFGIYPEGTRSPDGRLYRGRTGIARLTLMTGAPVVPFAMIGTDKIQPNGSGMPRPSRVTVRFGAPMEFSRYDGMDRDRYVLRAVTDSVMTEVMRLGGQEYVDMYATKAKAA, translated from the coding sequence TTGTCCCGCTTGGCGCTCGTCAAGGCAGTGCTCGGACCGATCTTGCGCCTGATGTTCCGGCCACGGGTGGAGGGCGCCGAGCACATCCCCGGGACGGGCCCGGTGATCCTGGCCGGCAATCACCTGACCTTCATCGACTCGATGATCCTGCCGCTGGTCTGCGGCAGCCGCCCGGTCTTCTTCATCGGCAAGGACGAGTACGTCACGGGCAAGGGCCTGAAGGGCCGGCTGATGGCCTGGTTCTTCACCAGCTGCGGCATGATCCCGGTCGACCGGGACGGCGGACGCGGCGGTGTCGCGGCGCTGATGACGGGCCGTCGGGTGCTGGAGGACGGGCACATGTTCGGCATCTACCCGGAGGGCACGCGCTCGCCCGACGGGCGGCTGTACCGGGGCCGTACGGGCATCGCGCGCCTCACCCTGATGACCGGCGCGCCCGTCGTCCCGTTCGCGATGATCGGCACGGACAAGATCCAGCCGAACGGGTCGGGCATGCCCCGGCCGAGCCGGGTGACGGTCCGCTTCGGCGCGCCCATGGAGTTCTCGCGGTACGACGGCATGGACCGCGACCGCTATGTGCTGCGGGCGGTGACCGACTCCGTGATGACCGAGGTCATGCGGCTCGGCGGGCAGGAGTACGTGGACATGTACGCCACCAAGGCGAAGGCGGCCTGA
- a CDS encoding glycerophosphodiester phosphodiesterase produces MTQGARNIPGRRTVLGAAVLGSAALGLPAATAATAHADGRDGRHRPPHKGLPVPTIIGHRGASGYRPEHTLGSYQHALDLGAHIIEQDLVPTKDGHLVCRHENDITGTTDVADHPEFASRRTTKSVDGVSLTGWFTEDFTLAELKTLRAKERIPTQRRNSTLYNGRWEIPTFEEVLRWADEQGRRRGGPVWLYVETKHPTYFRGLGLGLEERLAKLLRRYGKDRHDAPVFLQSFEPTSMQRMAKLVSTPRVVLFDAADTQPWDFKQSGDPRFVRDLVTPQGLKWIASFAQGIGPWVDLIIPRDATGKLGRPTTLVRDAHAKGLILHPYTMRNENSFLPADFRVGTDPNAYGDAFGAFKVYFEQGIDGIFTDNPDTGLLAAADFNKN; encoded by the coding sequence ATGACACAGGGTGCGCGAAACATTCCGGGGCGCCGGACCGTGCTGGGAGCGGCGGTGCTCGGCTCGGCCGCACTCGGTCTCCCGGCGGCCACGGCCGCTACGGCGCACGCCGACGGGCGCGACGGCCGCCACCGTCCGCCGCACAAGGGCCTGCCGGTCCCGACGATCATCGGTCACCGGGGTGCCAGCGGCTACCGCCCCGAGCACACCCTCGGCTCGTACCAGCACGCGCTCGACCTCGGCGCGCACATCATCGAGCAGGACCTCGTGCCCACCAAGGACGGGCACCTCGTCTGCCGGCACGAGAACGACATCACCGGGACCACGGACGTCGCCGACCACCCCGAGTTCGCGAGCCGCCGCACGACCAAGAGCGTCGACGGGGTCAGCCTGACCGGCTGGTTCACCGAGGACTTCACGCTGGCCGAGCTCAAGACGCTGCGCGCCAAGGAGCGCATCCCCACGCAGCGCCGCAACAGCACGCTCTACAACGGCCGTTGGGAGATCCCCACCTTCGAGGAGGTGCTGCGCTGGGCCGACGAGCAGGGCCGGCGCCGGGGCGGGCCCGTGTGGCTGTACGTCGAGACGAAGCACCCCACCTACTTCCGGGGCCTCGGCCTCGGCCTGGAGGAGCGGCTGGCGAAGCTGCTGCGCCGCTACGGCAAGGACCGCCACGACGCGCCGGTCTTCCTCCAGTCCTTCGAGCCCACCAGCATGCAGCGCATGGCGAAGCTCGTTTCGACCCCGCGTGTGGTGCTGTTCGACGCGGCCGACACCCAGCCGTGGGACTTCAAGCAGTCGGGCGACCCGCGCTTCGTCCGGGACCTCGTCACGCCGCAGGGCCTGAAGTGGATCGCCTCGTTCGCGCAGGGCATCGGCCCCTGGGTGGACCTGATCATCCCCAGGGACGCGACCGGCAAGCTCGGCAGGCCGACCACGCTGGTGCGTGACGCGCACGCCAAGGGCCTGATCCTGCACCCGTACACGATGCGCAACGAGAACAGCTTCCTGCCGGCCGACTTCCGGGTCGGGACCGACCCCAACGCGTACGGCGACGCCTTCGGGGCCTTCAAGGTCTACTTCGAGCAGGGCATCGACGGCATCTTCACCGACAACCCGGACACGGGCCTGCTGGCCGCCGCGGACTTCAACAAGAACTGA
- a CDS encoding GNAT family N-acetyltransferase, which produces MGMSVTISAAGAEDAEHILKLQYLCYQSEAELYGDYGIEPLTQTLDDLKAEIARGHALVARLGGEVVASVRGVVDAEGTARIDKLIVHPRMRHHGLGGRLLDAIEGSFAGDTSARRFQLFAGHRSEGNLRLYRSKGYAPVASESAGRGLTLVTLEKEAAGAAFVASA; this is translated from the coding sequence ATGGGCATGAGTGTGACCATCTCAGCGGCGGGTGCGGAGGACGCGGAACACATCCTCAAGCTCCAGTACCTGTGTTACCAGAGCGAGGCCGAGCTCTACGGCGACTACGGCATCGAGCCGTTGACGCAGACCCTGGACGACCTCAAGGCGGAGATAGCCCGCGGTCACGCGCTGGTGGCCCGGCTCGGCGGTGAAGTCGTCGCGTCCGTAAGGGGCGTGGTCGACGCCGAGGGCACCGCCCGCATCGACAAGCTCATCGTCCACCCCCGGATGCGCCACCACGGTCTCGGCGGGCGGCTGCTCGACGCGATCGAGGGCAGCTTCGCCGGTGACACGTCGGCCAGGCGCTTCCAGCTCTTCGCCGGTCACCGCAGCGAGGGCAATCTGCGGCTCTACCGCAGCAAGGGATACGCGCCGGTGGCCAGCGAGTCGGCCGGTCGCGGCCTCACGCTCGTGACGCTGGAGAAGGAAGCGGCCGGCGCGGCCTTCGTCGCCAGCGCCTGA
- a CDS encoding GNAT family N-acetyltransferase, translating to MTPTFPDVSISTERLVLRAFEIADIPAYTEMMNDEPVVGWMSAPYPYTGQDAEEWVRRLAPAERTKGRGLVFAVTEFLTQRLVGLTRLQNTDWRTRATEVSYITAPWARGEGYATESVLAVAQWLFRDQTFERIELRTAADNTAAQQVAQKAGCISEGVLRNAWIARTRTEAGWTDIRTDLIVWSLLPEDLEGVADQMADAGGYGAYPDWN from the coding sequence ATGACCCCCACCTTTCCGGACGTTTCCATCAGCACCGAGCGGCTGGTGCTACGCGCGTTCGAGATCGCGGACATTCCGGCCTACACCGAGATGATGAACGACGAACCGGTCGTCGGGTGGATGTCGGCGCCGTACCCGTACACCGGCCAGGACGCCGAGGAATGGGTGCGCCGCCTCGCTCCGGCGGAACGCACCAAGGGGCGCGGACTGGTCTTCGCCGTCACCGAGTTCCTGACCCAGCGCCTCGTCGGTCTCACCCGCCTCCAGAACACCGACTGGCGCACCCGCGCGACCGAGGTCTCGTACATCACCGCCCCCTGGGCGCGCGGTGAGGGTTACGCCACCGAATCGGTGCTCGCCGTCGCGCAGTGGCTCTTCCGCGACCAGACCTTCGAGCGCATCGAGTTGCGCACCGCCGCCGACAACACCGCGGCCCAGCAGGTCGCGCAGAAGGCCGGCTGCATCAGCGAGGGAGTCCTGCGCAACGCCTGGATAGCGCGCACGCGTACGGAGGCCGGCTGGACCGACATCCGTACGGATCTCATCGTCTGGAGCCTGCTGCCCGAGGACCTCGAAGGCGTCGCCGACCAGATGGCGGACGCCGGCGGCTACGGGGCCTACCCCGACTGGAACTGA
- the cbiE gene encoding precorrin-6y C5,15-methyltransferase (decarboxylating) subunit CbiE, protein MADRVTVIGWDGTPLAPAATSALAAATLVAGAAHHLALPEIPPDAERVRLGSIDLAARRIAGHRGSAVVLADGDPGFFGVVRTLRAPEHGLEVEVVPAVSAVATAFARAGMPWDDARVVVAQQRTLRRAVNVCRAHTKVAVLTSPGAGPAELALLLQGVHRTFVICEELGTDREQVTVLTSDKAADHVWRDPNVVLVVGGIGTAPVRTGGWIAGHDAEYPPAVRGWALPSEEYGIDLGEGESTWLRAAQLARLGARTGDLVWDIGSGSGAVAAEAGRLGAAVIAVDAEPGACASTAAAARRAGVQLEVVEGRAPQVLEDLPEPDVVRIGGGGLDVVVACADRRPARIVTHAATRDDAEAICAALREGGYTVECVLLQSVDMDTGAWLERERSVVFLVVGSRPDRAH, encoded by the coding sequence ATGGCCGACCGCGTGACGGTGATCGGCTGGGACGGCACGCCCCTCGCGCCCGCGGCCACGTCCGCCCTCGCCGCCGCCACCCTGGTGGCCGGGGCCGCCCACCATCTCGCCCTGCCGGAGATACCGCCCGACGCCGAACGCGTCCGCCTCGGCAGTATCGACCTCGCCGCCCGCCGGATCGCCGGACACCGCGGCAGCGCCGTCGTCCTCGCCGACGGCGACCCCGGATTCTTCGGAGTCGTCCGCACCCTCCGCGCCCCCGAGCACGGACTCGAGGTCGAGGTCGTCCCCGCCGTCTCCGCCGTGGCCACCGCCTTCGCCCGCGCCGGGATGCCCTGGGACGACGCCCGGGTGGTGGTCGCCCAGCAGCGCACCCTGCGCCGCGCGGTCAATGTGTGCCGGGCCCACACCAAGGTCGCCGTCCTCACCTCCCCGGGCGCCGGACCCGCCGAACTCGCCCTGCTCCTCCAGGGAGTTCACCGCACCTTCGTCATCTGCGAGGAACTGGGCACCGACCGCGAACAGGTCACCGTCCTCACCTCCGACAAGGCCGCCGACCACGTCTGGCGCGATCCCAACGTGGTCCTCGTCGTCGGCGGCATCGGCACCGCGCCCGTCCGCACCGGCGGCTGGATCGCCGGCCACGACGCCGAGTACCCGCCCGCCGTGCGCGGTTGGGCGCTGCCCTCCGAGGAGTACGGCATCGACCTCGGCGAGGGCGAGTCGACCTGGCTGCGCGCGGCCCAGCTGGCCCGGCTCGGCGCCCGGACCGGCGACCTGGTCTGGGACATCGGGTCCGGCAGCGGCGCGGTCGCCGCCGAGGCGGGACGCCTCGGAGCCGCCGTGATCGCCGTCGACGCGGAACCGGGGGCGTGCGCGAGTACGGCCGCCGCCGCCCGGCGCGCCGGTGTACAGCTCGAAGTCGTGGAAGGCCGCGCGCCCCAGGTGCTGGAGGACCTGCCCGAGCCCGACGTCGTACGCATCGGCGGCGGGGGACTGGACGTCGTCGTCGCCTGCGCCGACCGCAGACCCGCGCGCATCGTGACCCACGCGGCGACCCGGGACGACGCCGAGGCGATCTGCGCGGCCCTCCGCGAGGGCGGTTACACGGTGGAGTGCGTACTGCTCCAGTCCGTCGACATGGACACCGGAGCCTGGCTGGAGCGCGAACGCTCCGTCGTCTTCCTGGTCGTCGGCAGCCGGCCCGACCGCGCCCACTGA